Proteins found in one Malassezia vespertilionis chromosome 5, complete sequence genomic segment:
- a CDS encoding uncharacterized protein (TransMembrane:11 (o185-210i217-240o252-272i428-446o466-487i508-526o546-565i603-625o637-659i671-689o709-734i); EggNog:ENOG503NY5G; COG:S) has translation MPVVEESALPHTNDAKHPMADLPLFCTVPTEAHAVTSNATNTTSECIAMDTIDKIIAADTADLALRPSPNLTSVQMHLGKSHHHTEPAVEFNETDLFIRKGAVPLSYVEWDFAAGAGALPHLRRFASQQADQIAATWPKRTVIAAANGYWRSLADLHYPRQWTSLREDVRSRIGGDQGNQEPSRYLNLAVFVAVQFIVACFMLLPILLCLQSASSSLVPLAAAVYLCMITSAMLFGRLYFALSPELYPPNKLGVFSRAFLFLSYVCFVPDAIRLITRAISIVCDPRACLHSFSGMVGALRELNRGGCAARRAETAPLVLQTQKKNGSHSTTSTDQTLTGSVGASSPHQETKLADGTEVERFLFDRKAILDSPLSSHASEMHDVDEEMRLPLAQDSRLDKLMQPYVRFSKAHPVFTTTLSYVYITVSRGLLPFAFAVLYIAVAIYSGSCRKMYKNVCLAHGIKGAIFFWYGVLSFSRYLGAFGEYGWAWNKRPTLENSMHSTAARWRRNMPSAEFIECFVIFLYGATNTWMERFGAKSGDPYTVKQIQHISIAVMFWFVGLVGMGMESVRVRTLLSRAIVRTHPSALPAQDGDELRAQTPPPSYVASFNPFPALVIGVTGVAMAAHHQDYVYEVQVHMLWGEMLAAFGLLRCLTYFILWLRPPTSVLPSRPPTEALGSFALCCGGLLFILSNEEVSFAAMRADYGDFMAMLNLAVAVVALVFFWIFIVMVVKAWAHAHEFTSTKSGALHAYTQKSRVRATNRAHPWLQEQQFVLSDPAMEASHPPC, from the coding sequence ATGCCGGTCGTCGAGGAATCGGCGCTCCCGCACACGAACGATGCCAAGCACCCCATGGCCGATCTGCCACTGTTCTGCACCGTTCCCACGGAAGCGCATGCGGTGACATCTAACGCCACCAACACGACGAGCGAGTGCATTGCCATGGACACGATAGACAAGATTATTGCCGCTGATACCGCCGACCTTGCGTTGCGCCCCAGCCCCAACCTGACGAGCGTGCAGATGCATTTGGGCAAAAGCCACCATCACACGGAGCCTGCCGTTGAGTTTAACGAGACGGATTTGTTCATACGCAAGGGCGCCGTTCCGCTCAGCTACGTCGAGTGGGACTTTGCGGcgggcgccggcgcgcttcctcacttgcgccgctttgcgaGCCAGCAGGCAGACCAGATTGCCGCGACGTGGCCCAAGCGCACTGTCATTGCTGCGGCGAATGGCTACTGGCGCTCACTTGCAGACTTGCACTACCCCAGGCAATGGACGTCGCTTCGCGaggacgtgcgcagcagaaTTGGTGGCGACCAAGGCAATCAGGAGCCATCTCGCTACCTGAACCTCGCTGTCTTTGTTGCGGTACAGTTTATTGTTGCGTGCTTTATGCTGCTACCCATCCTGCTCTGCCTGCAGTCTGCGTCCTCGtcgcttgtgccgctcgctgctgctgtATACCTATGCATGATTACGAGCGCAATGCTTTTTGGCCGTCTCTACTTTGCGCTCTCTCCCGAGCTCTATCCTCCCAACAAGCTGGGCGTATTTTCCCGCGCGTTCCTTTTCCTCTCCTACGTGTGCTTTGTGCCGGATGCCATACGGCTTATTACACGTGCTATAAGCATTGTTTGCGACCCGCGCGCCTGCCTACACTCTTTCAGCGGCATGGTAGGTGCCTTGCGCGAATTGAACAGAGgcggctgtgcagcgcggcgcgcggaaacAGCGCCACTcgtgctgcagacgcaaaaaaaaaacggATCGCACTCCACCACGAGCACAGACCAGACATTGACTGGCTCGGTCGGTGCGAGCAGTCCCCACCAGGAAACGAAGCTTGCCGACGGCACGGAGGTAGAGCGGTTCTTGTTCGACCGCAAAGCGATACTCGACTCGCCGCTCTCGTCGCACGCCTCCGAGATGCATGACGTGGACGAGGAAATGCGTTTGCCCCTTGCTCAGGACTCGCGACTCGACAAGCTCATGCAGCCATACGTGCGCTTCTCCAAGGCACACCCCGTCTTCACCACCACCCTTTCCTACGTGTACATCACTGtctcgcgcggcttgtTGCCGTTTGCTTTTGCGGTGCTCTACATTGCAGTTGCCATCTACTCTGGCTCGTGCAGAAAAATGTACAAAAAcgtgtgcttggcgcatgGCATCAAGGGCGCCATTTTTTTCTGGTATGGCGTCCTCTCATTTTCGCGGTACCTCGGCGCATTTGGCGAGTATGGATGGGCGTGGAACAAGCGGCCCACGCTGGAAAACAGCATGCACAGCACTGCTGCACGCTGGCGCCGCAACATGCCTTCTGCCGAGTTCATCGAGTGCTTTGTTATTTTCCTCTACGGTGCGACGAATACCTGGATGGAGCGTTTCGGCGCAAAGTCCGGCGACCCCTACACGGTCAAGCAGATCCAGCATATTTCCATCGCCGTCATGTTTTGGTTTGTTGGCTTGGTAGGCATGGGTATGGAGTCGGTTCGTGTGCGTACACTGCTTTCCCGCGCCATTGTGCGCACACATCCCTCTGCACTCCCGGCCCAAGATGgggacgagctgcgcgcccagacgccgccgccatcgtACGTGGCAAGCTTTAATCCATTCCCAGCGCTGGTCATTGGTGTCACGGGCGTTGCCATGGCTGCACATCACCAGGACTATGTATACGAAGTGCAGGTCCACATGCTGTGGGGCGAGATGCTCGCCGCGTTTGGCCTCTTGCGGTGCCTCACGTACTTTATCCTTTGGCTGCGCCCCCCAACGAGCGTCTTGCCCAGTCGGCCGCCgaccgaggcgctcggAAGCTTTGCGCTCTGCTGCGGGGGTCTCTTGTTTATCCTTTCCAACGAAGAAGTGTCGTTtgcagcgatgcgtgcgGACTACGGGGACTTTATGGCGATGCTCAACTTGGCCGTCGCTGTCGTCGCGCTTGTCTTTTTTTGGATCTTTATCGTGATGGTCGTCAAGGCCTGGGCGCATGCGCACGAGTTTACCAGCACGAAATCCGGCGCGCTTCATGCGTACACACAAAAGAGCCGCGTGCGTGCGACAAATCGTGCGCACCCATGGCTGCAAGAACAGCAATTTGTCCTCTCGGACCCCGCCATGGAGGCGTCACATCCCCCCTGCTAG
- a CDS encoding uncharacterized protein (EggNog:ENOG503Q11H; CAZy:CE10; MEROPS:MER0034961; COG:V; TransMembrane:3 (i45-65o77-94i106-126o)) has protein sequence MALQACANLARTQPYSAGQQSRHLCTLLGWHTAKPTQGTHSNTPLLGGVYLTDILVALVTLFVNVLRTCSVVELLDVVWFGVGYVVTGMVPDMVMRSRIRAKETPFAQNCLSHVTVLVLAAARFVLSHFPYLLPRIALAKETMGPLVQWRTGGGAADVVHPYLAPDAAFKAYWIRGAQDTRSVRGIVFYVHGGGFTVGSVALYVEPLLRILGHVRAESGGEIAADCVAVEYDLAPCVRFPTPLLQCLRCYADLVTIKRADPDRIVFCGDSAGAGLLMSMLLCLSGQHSPETDERDWSQLPMPARAVLISPLTDLRPSAHAFSAPAPLDFLSPAALQHYAQLYMSTLQVPRRIGGPASALHATLTAFAAGKQGIGAHCVRALCQVLARPLLSIVAAPIVAERACVSEAVFLPTQLFTTQRRTLPPLASPAMGDWTKVRLRKGIFVTWGGDELMHHDIMDWTVRAQRSTIQLETHVHRGPLGVHIWPFVGMYLAPHAPQRAYGIQVLARAILSGLLGDAHDSPLSMPSDADSSSDEAQWAWEKELARIGVQSVAM, from the coding sequence ATGGCGCTCCAGGCATGTGCTAatcttgcgcgcacgcagccaTACTCGGCTGGCCAGCAATCGCGGCatctgtgcacgctgctgGGCTGGCACACTGCGAAACCAACACAGGGGACGCACTCAAACACCCCGCTCCTTGGCGGCGTATATCTCACCGATatcctcgtcgcgctcgtcacGCTTTTCGTGAATGTGCTGCGGACGTGCTCTGTGgtggagctgctcgatgtGGTGTGGTTTGGCGTGGGGTATGTGGTCACCGGTATGGTTCCTGATATGGTGATGCGGTCGCGGATACGAGCGAAAGAGACgccttttgcgcaaaaCTGTCTCTCCCACGTTACCGTGCTTGtcctcgccgccgcgcgctttgttCTCTCCCACTTTCCGTACCTGCTGCCAAGAATCGCGCTCGCAAAAGAGACCATGGGGCCCCTCGTCCAGTGGCgcaccggcggcggcgcagcggatGTAGTCCATCCCTACCTTGCTCCAGACGCGGCCTTTAAAGCCTACTGGattcgcggcgcacaggatACACGGTCCGTGCGGGGAATCGTATTCTACGTACACGGCGGTGGCTTTACCGTGGGCTCCGTCGCGCTGTACGTAGagccgcttttgcgcatcctcggccatgtgcgcgccgaaagcggcggcgagaTCGCCGCGGACTGCGTCGCTGTGGAGTACGATCTAGCGCCTTGTGTGCGCTTTcccacgccgctgctgcagtgTCTGCGGTGCTACGCGGATCTGGTCACCATaaagcgcgccgacccCGACAGGATAGTGTTTTGCGGGGACAGTGCGGGCGCGGGGCTGCTCATGTCCATGCTCCTTTGTCTCTCTGGCCAGCACTCACCGGAAACAGACGAGCGCGACTGGTCGCAGCTGCCGAtgcctgcgcgcgccgtgcttaTAAGTCCGCTGACCGACCTGCGCCCCTCTGCGCACGCATTCTCCGCGCCCGCACCGCTCGATTTCCTCTCACCggccgcgctccagcacTATGCACAGCTGTATATGAGCACgctgcaagtgccgcgccgcatcggcGGCCCCGCCAgtgctttgcacgcgacgctcaCTGCATTTGCCGCTGGCAAGCAAGGAATTGGCGCGCACTGCGTTCGCGCCTTGTGCCAAGTGCTCGCGCGGCCGCTGCTGAGCATCGTTGCAGCGCCGATCgttgcggagcgcgcgtgcgtgaGCGAGGCGGTATTTCTTCCCACACAGCTCTTTACCACCCAGCGACGCAcactgccgccgcttgcgagCCCCGCCATGGGCGACTGGACCAAGGTCCGGCTCCGCAAAGGCATTTTTGTGACGTGGGGCGGCGACGAACTTATGCACCACGACATTATGGACTGGACTGTGCGGGCACAGCGAAGCACTATTCAGTTGGAAACGCATGTGCACCGTGGGCCGCTCGGCGTACACATTTGGCCGTTTGTCGGCATGTACCTTGCgccacatgcgccgcagcgtgcgtaTGGCATACaagtgcttgcgcgtgcgattcTTAGCGGACTGCTCGGCGATGCACACGACTCGCCGTTGTCGATGCCGAGCGATGCGGATTCGTCGTCAGACGAGGCGCAATGGGCGTGGGAAAAGGAGCTGGCGCGGATCGGTGTACAGAGCGTGGCCATGTAG
- the IQG1 gene encoding iqgap- protein (COG:Z; EggNog:ENOG503NVME; BUSCO:EOG09260GF5) yields the protein MMNLTLYTTRAVLILDADGSRVYAKYFQPPQETLQENGAANAAFAQTLPPGLAPLIAKNPYQTLKEQHALEHAVWEKARRASGDLFQYDNNLVLFKASYDIYVVVIAPERENELMMHSFLGSLHDALNVLLQGQIDKRTVLDNLDLVTLAIDECVDDGIILETDSAAITNRVTRPRADATEVQITEQTLMNAYTNFRDRYAIARLTPSFAQRLERASPASPSPTGIAANPFVRASLARDEEKVEEKAPTPRAFGKESSFAAAKRMFSADAENEPRGKSAAPKNAPPQSTAANETSLPTMRLARQSLATAPKDTGQAYEYLCHCSEAQQWIESCIGEHLGGDIADMGEEMRNGIALAKLAKHFEPECVPRIFVHPRLQFRHTDNINYFFRFVDKIRLPNCFRFELTDLYEKKNFPKVVYTIHALSWFMAHQGRADKVDDLLGKLHFDPTQLSKTQKSIDTAGGTMPSFSGVGQALAQEMGTRTAARKVDADWIKPRHTTPASPAPRPVDTRAQDALARTMDDERKAALHRSIQDEARARALQLTQERERKRIEQDKERERERQARQSEREKEREERQARLDALGRERELQREARDKERDSERQRKRADDESERERQRKRREEEYRRERERTQREHETLRAKEALLAEERDARAKEREAGEARLERERERDALLAQERRDKERFQRELEFELERKRQLEEHAQELAKARAETAAAEERLRMLAEDAARREKQEKDKALAALAARLGAAVRGAQARRAFSTIRAALHERSSAYTPIQAQVRGVRMRQQLASERKRVAALVCGRMVVQLQAAVRGELYRRAFYQRFETLDAAEHSIEQFQAHARGALARRRIFALLLQLERHMGVFVGVQASVRVLLVQQRLLGSVQSLRSDMVCVVHMQAQARGAIARRAYAQMRAAFCHAATVRSVERMQTSLRAALSRRRHQALRKEITRVQPDFTHVQAAVRGMLVRQEHRWWTAHLHASEPVAVYLQSLVRGVLVRRAFARKWGHYIAHRHDIIHVQALVRARKQARDYARLRAVHPPLAAVRAYAHLLDNSDEVQEALAAERLRADIVQRIRENKAMESVVEGLETKNAILIRNKMGIEEKAMQRTERGLLGVGEVRHKHSVLADANDPFTELARDRSSTRRRALYEALFYLVQTRPQYLAKLLVLTNEAQAISDEDRAQFEQTVLAIFNYASQPREEYLLLKLLQRTIVEELASVPELGAFVHGYAPFHRLLVHFSRGVRECAYLAQLFGPLVRRIAEERDVDMEIDPSVLHRQRVEHEERATGMRVPQPLLVDFDEALNDPHTRTAFIRHLQALREIADLFLHALCGAEPQMPYGMRYIARELHHALMARFPDAPHTDIVRGVAAIVYQRYMHPAIVAPESISASIPLVEALPRKNLAAVSLLLLQIARGVPFGDDQPCLQPLNEYVLQNAPRVQHWIQHLIDTCPDPELVFGTDEYTDAASTHAPVIYVSPNQVYAVHQLLCNNLANLVTRADDPLQAMLSELGAPPVSHSKELDTARNAEIMLELSRRLTGVEDVHAEAGALFVETKRLVLAVLTIQTADDLLQLFLAPVTEADEHAWEAQLARGNLRDLQHLSFAELKAATLENMLRLEQMGKVRRVWQFQEMLDALARDIRSQHRRRAHRHGELAMLQGTLSKLAAHNAFLHVQITEYREYADQTIKTMQRRSHPFTLPFTKQYFHVRHLKAQGALPRFGSYKFSAARLREKQVLVHVDGPEYMLTDHVTLTISCDEPGVFMIGAAVSGIEAGTHTLRMEELLEAQYNGQQSLQVLDRAVTLDVPHLVQLINKKFYT from the exons ATGATGAATCTGACGCTGTATACGACACGCGCAG TGCTCATCCTAGATGCGGATGGCAGCCGGGTGTATGCCAAGTACTTCCAGCCGCCGCAAGAGACGCTGCAGGAGAACGGTGCGGCGAATGCGGCATTCGCACAGACGCTACCCCCCGgactcgcgccgctcatcGCCAAGAACCCATACCAGACACTGAAAGAGCAGCATGCGTTGGAGCACGCCGTGTgggaaaaagcgcgccgcgcgtccG GCGATCTCTTCCAGTACGATAACAATCTCGTTCTTTTCAAGGCATCCTACGACATATACGTAGTTGTGATTGCGCCGGAGCGCGAAAACGAGCTGATGATGCACAGTTTCCTCGGCTCGCTccacgatgcgctcaaTGTGCTCTTGCAAGGCCAGATCGACAAGCGCACGGTGCTGGACAATCTGGATCTCGTCACGCTCGCTATTGATGAGTGTGTCGACGATGG CATCATTCTTGAGACggacagcgccgcgattACAAACCGCGTTACTCGGCCACGTGCAGACGCGACGGAGGTCCAGATCACCGAGCAGA CACTCATGAATGCCTACACCAACTTCCGCGACAGGTACGCCATCGCCCGCCTGACCCCCAGCTTTGCCCAGCGTCTCG agcgcgcgtcgcccgCGTCGCCGAGTCCAACAGGGATTGCTGCGAATCCATTTGTGCGTGCGagtcttgcgcgcgacgaagaaAAGGTTGAGGAGAAGGCTCCTACCCCCCGTGCATTTGGCAAAGAGTCGAGTTTTGCGGCTGCGAAGCGCATGTTTAGCGCCGATGCGGAGAACGAGCCACGGGGGAAAAGTGCTGCGCCGAAAAATGCACCCCCCCAAAGCACTGCTGCCAACGAGACATCGctgccgacgatgcgcctcgcgcgccagaGTCTTGCTACAGCGCCCAAAGACACTGGCCAAGCGTACGAGTACCTATGCCACTGCAGCGAAGCGCAGCAGTGGATCGAGTCGTGCATCGGCGAGCACCTTGGCGGCGACATTGCCGACATGGGCGAAGAGATGCGCAACGGCATTGccctcgccaagcttgccaagcacTTTGAGCCCGAGTGCGTTCCGCGCATCTTTGTCCATCCGCGCCTCCAGTTCCGTCACACGGACAACATCAACTACTTTTTCCGGTTCGTCGACAAGATCCGCCTCCCCAACTGCTTCCGCTTCGAGCTGACCGACCTGTACGAGAAGAAAAACTTTCCCAAGGTCGTCTATACCATTCACGCGCTGAGCTGGTTCATGGCGCACCAAGGCCGAGCCGACAAGGTCGACGAcctcctcggcaagctccaCTTTGACCCCACGCAGCTGAGCAAGACGCAGAAAAGCATCGATACCGCCGGCGGCACGATGCCGAGCTTTAGCGGTGTCGGccaggcgcttgcgcaggaaaTGGGCacgcgcaccgccgcgcgcaaagtcgACGCCGACTGGATTAAGCCGCGTCATACTACGCCAGCTTCtcccgcgccgcgccctgTCGACACACGCGCCCAAGATGCGCTCGCACGCACCATGGACGATGAGCGCAAGGCCGCGCTTCATCGCAGCATCCAagacgaagcgcgcgcgcgcgcgctgcagcttaCACAGGAacgcgagcgcaaacgcatcgagcaggacaaggaacgcgagcgcgagcgccagGCGCGCCAGAGCGAGCgtgaaaaagagcgcgaggagcgccaGGCACGCCTCGATGCCCTcggccgcgagcgcgagctgcagcgcgaagcgcgcgacaaggagcgcgacagcgagcgccagcgcaagcgcgccgacgacgaaagcgagcgcgaacgccagcgcaagcgccgcgaagaagagtaccgccgcgagcgcgagcgcacgcagcgcgagcacgaGACACTGCGCGCTaaggaagcgctgcttgccgaggagcgcgacgcgcgtgcgaaagagcgcgaggctggcgaagcgcgacttgagcgcgagcgcgagcgcgacgcactgcttgcgcaggagcgccgcgacaaggagcgcttccagcgcgagctcgagtttgagctggagcgcaagcgccaacTTGAAGAGCACGCGCAGGAgctcgccaaagcgcgcgcagagacTGCCGCAGCCGAAGAGCGtctgcgcatgctcgccgaggacgccgcgcgccgcgaaaagCAGGAAAAAgacaaggcgcttgcggcgcttgcggcgcgcctcggtgcggcggtgcgcggcgcccaagcgcgccgtgcttttTCCACcatccgcgccgcattgcacgagcgcagcagcgcgtaTACACCCATCCAAGCGCAAgtccgcggcgtgcgcatgcgccagcagctagcgagcgagcgcaagcgcgttGCCGCACTTGTCTGCGGTCGCATGGTTGTCCAGCTCCAAGctgccgtgcgcggcgagctgtacCGCCGCGCATTCTACCAGCGCTTTGAGAcgctcgacgctgccgagcacagTATCGAGCAGTTtcaagcgcacgcgcgcggcgcccttgcgcggcggcgcatctttgcgctgctcctccaGCTCGAGCGGCACATGGGCGTGTTTGTGGGCGTCCAGGCCTctgtgcgcgtgctgctcgtccagcagcgccttCTTGGCAGCGTgcagtcgctgcgctctgACATGGTGTGCGTTGTGCacatgcaggcgcaagcgcgtggCGCCATTGCCCGCCGTGCCTACGCAcaaatgcgcgctgccTTTTGCCATGCCGCGACGGTGCGCTccgtcgagcgcatgcagacgtcgctgcgtgctgcgctttcgcgccggcgccaccaagcgctgcgcaaagaaaTCACCAGGGTGCAGCCCGACTTCACGCATGTCCAGgctgcggtgcgcggcatgcttgtgcgccaagAGCACCGCTGGTGGACGGCGCATCTGCACGCAAGCGAGCCCGTAGCCGTTTACTTGCAGTcgctcgtgcgcggcgtgcttgtgcggcgtgccttTGCCCGGAAATGGGGCCACTATATTGCGCACCGCCACGACATTATCCACGTCcaggcgcttgtgcgcgcgcgaaagcaggcgcgcgactatgcgcgcctgcgtgcggtgcatccgccgctcgccgccgtccGTGCGTATGCGCATTTGCTCGACAACAGCGACGAGGTCCAagaggcgcttgctgccgagcgtctgcgcgcggacattgtccagcgcatccgcgaGAACAAGGCGATGGAGTCGGTCGTCGAGGGCCTCGAGACCAAGAATGCCATCCTCATCCGCAACAAGATGGGCATCGAAGAAAaggcgatgcagcgcacggaGCGCGGCCTCCTGGGCGTCGGCGAAGTGCGCCACAAGCACTCTGTTCTCGCCGACGCCAACGACCCGTTCAcggagctcgcgcgcgatcgcagcagcacgcggcgccgcgcgctgtacgAGGCGCTCTTTTACCTTGTCCAAACGCGCCCCCAGTACCTGGCcaagctcctcgtccttaccaacgaggcgcaggcCATCAGCGATGAGGACCGCGCGCAGTTTGAGCAGACGGTGCTTGCCATCTTCAACTACGCGAGCCAGCCGCGCGAAGAGTATTTGCTCTTGAAgctcctgcagcgcaccattGTGGAGGAGCTCGCGAGCGTGcccgagctcggcgcgtttgTGCACGGCTATGCGCCGTTCCACCGCCTCCTTGTGCACTTTagccgcggcgtgcgcgagtgTGCCtacctcgcgcagctcttTGGCCCcctcgtgcggcgcattgccgaggagcgcgacgtcgACATGGAGATCGATCCCAGCGTGCTGCACCGCCAGCGTGTCGAGCACGAAGAGCGCGCTACCGGGAtgcgtgtgccgcagcCGCTCCTTGTCGACTTTGACGAGGCACTCAACGATCCACACACCCGCACCGCCTTTATCCGCCAcctccaagcgctgcgcgagattgcCGACCTCTTTTTGCACGCCCtctgcggcgccgagcccCAAATGCCCTACGGCATGCGCtacattgcgcgcgagctccaTCATGCGCTCATGGCGCGCTTccccgacgcgccgcacaccgacattgtgcgcggcgtcgctgcgaTTGTGTACCAGCGGTACATGCATCCGGCCATTGTCGCGCCAGAGAGCATCTCGGCAAGTATCCCGCTCGTGGaggcgctgccgcgcaagaaCCTCGCCGCCGTCagcctcctcctcctccagatcgcgcgcggcgtgccgttTGGCGACGACCAGCCGTGCCTGCAGCCGCTGAACGAGTATGTACTgcaaaatgcgccgcgcgtgcagcactGGATCCAGCACCTGATCGATACCTGCCCTGACCCAGAGCTCGTCTTTGGCACGGACGAGTATACcgacgcggcgagcacACACGCCCCTGTGATCTACGTCTCGCCCAACCAAGTGTACGCCGTGCATCAGCTTTTGTGCAATAACCTCGCAAATCTAGtcacgcgcgccgacgacCCGCTCCAGGCCATGCTCagcgagcttggcgcgccgcccgtaTCGCACTCGAAAGAGCTCGACACTGCACGCAATGCCGAAATCATGCTCGAGCTCTCGCGCCGCCTGACGGGCGTTGAGGACGTGCACGCCGAGGCGGGCGCGCTCTTTGTCGAAACCAAACGCCtcgtgcttgccgtgcttACCATCCAGACCGCCGACGATCTCTTGCAGCTCTTCCTTGCGCCGGTCACCGAGGCTGACGAGCACGCGTGGGAGGCACAGCTTGCGCGTGGAAAcctgcgcgacttgcagcACCTCTCTTTTGCCGAGCTCAAGGCCGCCACGCTCGAAAacatgctgcgcctcgagcagatgggcaaggtgcgccgcgtgtggCAGTTTCAAGAgatgctcgacgcgctcgcgcgcgatatTCGCAGCcagcatcgccgccgcgcgcaccgccaTGGAGAGCTGGCCATGCTCCAAGGCACGCTCAgcaagctcgccgcgcacaacgCTTTCTTGCATGTGCAAATCACCGAGTATCGCGAGTATGCAGACCAGACGATCaagacgatgcagcgccgcagccatCCCTTCACGCTGCCGTTCACCAAGCAGTACTTCCACGTGCGCCATCTCAAGGCGCAGGGTGCGTTGCCGCGCTTTGGCTCGTACAAGTTttccgctgcgcgcctccGCGAGAAGCAGGTGCTGGTGCATGTCGACGGGCCCGAGTACATGCTAACCGACCATGTCACGCTCACGATCTCGTGCGATGAGCCGGGGGTGTTTATGATCGGTGCGGCAGTGTCGGGGATCGAGGCTGGGACGCATACGCTCCGTATGGAGGAGCTTCTTGAGGCGCAGTACAACGGCCAGCAGTCGCTGCAGGTTTTGGATCGCGCGGTGACGCTGGATGTGCCGCATCTGGTCCAGCTGATCAATAAGAAGTTTTATACGTAG
- the GYP8 gene encoding GTPase-activating protein gyp8 (TransMembrane:1 (o348-374i); EggNog:ENOG503NYCP; COG:T; BUSCO:EOG092642UD), with amino-acid sequence MAQRAAQTDAAVRDGWERVSAWASLLGVEEVEGRIVLDAHRDEAQVRLDVQRSFGGAAPHVQAAQRAMLSALVVGTLRTYPHLHYYQGFHDLVALLVVAAGDPTQWTDEHRATMQACTDRFALFLVRDSMAPTMAPVVGHLKIVRNILRAVDLPYALALERTFAPGHMLVALPWVLTMLAHNVRNVAHACNIMDYILREGGPAGILYLSAALLHERKPALLGAAAAEHVAYIEDMDPALVHTTLATLELLDDAMLTRLCTSASELRARFPLDCPIVRADSIITESSVLATWGQRTRTDALARAYACASLAPIRDNGPWTPPAARQDNIRVRAQMLHSLRRTLIMPRTYTFLLLSSMSLVFGGSFLSVLLALHLAREWRP; translated from the coding sequence ATGGCGCAAAGAGCAGCACAAACGGatgcggccgtgcgcgacggctGGGAGCGTGTGTCGGCATGGGCATCGTTGCTGGGTGTAGAAGAAGTAGAGGGACGCATTGTGCTGGATGCGCACCGCGACGAGGCCCAAGTGCGGCTcgatgtgcagcgcagtttcggcggcgctgcaccgcacgtccaggcggcgcagcgcgcgatgctaTCGGCGCTTGTGGTaggcacgctgcgcacgtaTCCGCACCTGCACTACTATCAGGGCTTTCACGATCTCGTTGCGCTTCTAGTCGTTGCTGCCGGCGATCCGACACAATGGACTGacgagcaccgcgcgacgatgcaggCCTGCACCGACCGGTTCGCGCTGTTCCTTGTGCGCGATAGTATGGCACCGACCATGGCACCTGTCGTGGGCCATCTCAAGATTGTGCGCAacattttgcgcgccgtagACTTGCCGTACGCTCTCGCGCTAGAGCGCACCTTTGCGCCAGGGCACATGCTTGTCGCACTCCCTTGGGTCCTGACCATGTTGGCCCACAATGTGCGTAATGTCGCGCATGCGTGTAACATCATGGACTATATCCTGCGCGAGGGCGGCCCCGCGGGCATACTATACCTaagtgcagcgctgctgcacgagcgcaagcccgcgctgctcggcgctgctgctgctgagcaCGTCGCCTACATTGAGGACATGGACCCTGCACTCGTACATACAACCCTTGCCACGCTTGAATTGCTGGACGACGCGATGCTCACGCGCTTGTGTACGAGCGCATCGgaactgcgcgcgcgcttcccaTTAGATTGCCCcatcgtgcgcgccgacaGCATCATAACAGAGAGCAGCGTCCTTGCAACATGGggccagcgcacgcgcactgACGCGCTGGCCCGTGCGTACGCgtgtgcatcgctcgcgccCATCCGCGACAATGGCCCGTGGACGCCGCCTGCAGCAAGACAAGACAATATCCGTGTGCGTGCCCAGATGCTACATTCACTACGGCGTACACTGATCATGCCGCGCACCTACACATTCCTTCTGCTGTCGAGCATGTCGCTCGTGTTTGGCGGCAGTTTTCTCAGCGtgctcctcgcgctgcacctgGCGCGCGAGTGGAGGCCATAG
- the RHB1 gene encoding GTP-binding protein (EggNog:ENOG503NYZW; COG:S), which translates to QVSEQEGKELAQQLKCGWVETSARHNANVPKVFEMTLAEIEKAQGSDGSDAPASRCSIM; encoded by the coding sequence CCAAGTGTCCGAGCAGGAAGGCAAAGAGCTCGCACAGCAGCTCAAGTGCGGCTGGGTCGAGACCAGCGCACGGCACAACGCCAACGTGCCCAAAGTATTTGAGATGACTCTTGCAGAGATTGAAAAGGCGCAAGGGAGCgacggcagcgacgcgccggcgtcgcggtgcagcaTCATGTAG